One window of the Eucalyptus grandis isolate ANBG69807.140 chromosome 6, ASM1654582v1, whole genome shotgun sequence genome contains the following:
- the LOC104448416 gene encoding COP1-interacting protein 7 isoform X2 — protein sequence MSMDSRTHLDYVLFQLTPTRTRCDLVIYAGKANEKLASGLLEPFLSHLKSAKDQISKGGYSITLRSDASWFTKATLERFVSFVRTPEVLERFVTLEREISQIQESILSNEAQNIDMAMEGNASVSEGNFTKSSVSYKSRAKYDGADDAVTASEENSKVHLQRVLETRKAVLRKEQAMAYARALVAGFELENIDNLIYFAEAFGALRLREACINFMNLCKEKNEDRLWMDEIAAMQALSRPDLPYIATSGIILANEENGSGSIQDGGPSSGKTNGYTDFNVTESSADTRLPTPAPMSFPDGKGQVPMPWHNHISQYMQNFQGPFFPQMHPFPSYLYPGMQVPPSYYQGNKSWPPNEDPSNFSVKDDDRAHKSSSRNKKKHSHENLSEGESSEASDTGSERELDGHHSGKRYPSTDQLPRKGHGKKSSKKVVIRNINYITSEREGRRSDISETSSSNEDDFVSEESLRQQVEKAIGSLHGRNSSASRRHKKRDTMHHLDMNELNDAADGKNKSEEANNSEGERRYEGWGAFQNILMESREPAVPGLETQAARIPEEDLASKKSLKGTSFAYELESGSTRRQPVAADSFVITEKDWVAEGTTRFEEFEAGDSVRPVMSTRDIPYEDLIYAEKTEESGASFNQSLPESSAVSSIKKIHEEGDWLIGNRQNEAINQQDRMDLKMVEVDSASSFGAELLHTEIKKRDVLIDDSFMIEGRPMVNDPSEHRLMMDINMVPDTINAKNSRPEISQETPCEPDDLFMVLNQDSVAEQAGALWTPELDYGNHSSLAKIIQKHTGNELNDSAENEPSSNFTKNKNAEARSRPINGSLVRNKLDTLPKGRPTPGTRTAASRSKAEKEEESKKRKEELLAQRQKRIAERSANRGSKPIAPKKSSTETKATTPPTQPSKIRSQSTRSQSQETPKSNKPVLRNSTIERLAAARATQEVQTVNSKSSQPIKASSKINKSTPATLPKKPLPPETKKAGLKKPEHLNKKNTLNSSNGQLLPNSNTQQKKETAEARMGSLELAAAETAQPAPADDGFKDIQVENSREKSVSPKDRLDDRNDNGNVESNNLSVPTEPDSAKPSHFKSDYENAESNNLSVPTVADSAKPSHFKTDNGSSYVSSPVPGDDITVPEVTLQPVQSPSIARSLENFTIYTGSEADNSRVSEKTPVSHTPRVHFATTPRINEITPEPVHSRKKWDNDEHSPKAAKGFRKLLFFGRKKA from the exons ATGTCTATGGACTCCAGAACTCATCTTGACTATGTCTTGTTTCAGCTCACTCCTACGAGAACCAG GTGTGATCTGGTGATTTACGCTGGTAAGGCGAATGAGAAGTTGGCATCGGGATTACTTGAACCGTTCCTTTCGCATCTTAAATCCGCTAAAGATCAGATATCTAAAGGTGGCTACTCCATCACTCTGAGATCAGATGCTTCCTGGTTCACTAAAGCCACTTTGGAGAG ATTTGTAAGTTTTGTTAGGACGCCTGAAGTTCTAGAGAGATTTGTCACATTAGAGAGGGAGATTTCCCAGATACAAGAATCAATCCTATCCAATGAAGCTCAGAACATCGATATGGCAATGGAAG GAAATGCGTCAGTTTCTGAGGGAAACTTCACAAAGTCATCTGTGTCCTATAAG TCCAGAGCAAAATATGATGGAGCTGATGATGCCGTCACTGCCTCGGAAGAAAATTCCAA GGTCCATCTCCAGCGGGTTCTGGAGACTCGAAAGGCAGTGCTTCGGAAGGAGCAAGCAATGGCTTATGCTCGTGCTCTGGTTGCTGGGTTTGAATTGGAGAATATAGATAATCTCATATATTTTGCTGAGGCCTTTGGAGCTTTGCGTTTGAG GGAGGCATGcataaatttcatgaatttatgcaaggaaaagaatgaagataGGCTTTGGATGGATGAGATAGCAGCAATGCAGGCACTGTCCAGGCCAGATTTGCCTTACATAGCAACTTCTGGAATCATCCTTGCCAATGAGGAGAACGGCTCTGGTAGCATTCAGGATGGTGGTCCATCAAGTGGGAAAACCAACGGCTACACAGATTTCAATGTTACAGAGTCGAGTGCAG ATACTAGGTTGCCGACACCAGCACCAATGTCATTCCCGGATGGAAAGGGGCAAGTTCCGAtgccatggcacaatcacatttcACAGTATATGCAAAATTTTCAAGGTCCTTTCTTCCCACAGATGCACCCGTTTCCCAGTTACCTCTACCCTGGAATGCAGGTTCCCCCTTCATACTACCAGGGGAATAAAAGCTGGCCTCCGAATGAAGACCCCAGTAATTTTTCTGTTAAAGATGATGACCGGGCTCATAAGTCATcgtcaagaaataaaaagaaacattcACATGAAAATTTATCTGAAGGTGAATCCAGCGAAGCCAGTGACACTGGCAGTGAGAGGGAATTGGATGGACATCACAGTGGCAAAAGGTACCCTTCGACAGATCAGCTGCCAAGGAAAGGACATGGAAAGAAGTCTTCAAAGAAAGTCGTTATTCGCAACATTAACTACATTACTTCCGAGAGAGAAGGTAGAAGGAGTGACATTTCTGAAACAAGTTCATCTAACGAGGATGATTTTGTTAGCGAGGAGTCCCTCAGGCAGCAGGTGGAAAAGGCCATTGGATCATTGCATGGAAGAAACAGTTCAGCATCACGTCGTCACAAGAAACGAGATACAATGCACCACCTCGACATGAATGAACTAAATGATGCAGCTGATGGAAAGAATAAGAGCGAAGAGGCAAATAACtctgagggagagagaagatacGAGGGCTGGGGTGCTTTTCAGAACATCCTGATGGAGAGCAGGGAACCTGCCGTCCCAGGTTTGGAAACACAAGCTGCACGGATTCCTGAGGAAGACCTAGCAAGTAAGAAATCTTTGAAGGGGACATCATTTGCATATGAACTGGAATCAGGAAGCACAAGACGACAGCCTGTTGCTGCTGATTCCTTTGTGATTACTGAGAAGGATTGGGTAGCTGAGGGTACAACTCGCTTTGAGGAGTTTGAAGCTGGTGACAGTGTCCGGCCAGTTATGAGTACAAGGGACATCCCATATGAGGATTTAATATATGCGGAGAAGACTGAAGAGTCGGGGGCTTCTTTCAATCAATCACTACCAGAGTCATCTGCTGTATCCTCTATCAAGAAAATTCATGAGGAAGGAGATTGGTTAATTGGCAATCGACAAAATGAAGCGATAAATCAGCAAGATAGAATGGACCTCAAAATGGTTGAAGTTGATTCTGCTTCATCATTTGGTGCAGAGCTTTTGCACACTGAGATTAAGAAGAGGGATGTCCTAATTGATGACTCTTTCATGATTGAAGGTCGGCCAATGGTCAATGATCCATCTGAGCATAGGCTGATGATGGATATAAACATGGTTCCTGACACTATAAACGCCAAGAACAGCAGACCTGAAATTTCACAGGAGACTCCCTGTGAACCAGATGACCTTTTTATGGTTCTCAATCAGGATTCTGTTGCAGAGCAGGCTGGAGCATTGTGGACACCAGAACTGGATTATGGAAATCACAGCTCATTGGCAAAGATCATCCAAAAGCACACCGGGAATGAGTTGAATGATTCTGCTGAAAATGAACCGTCATCAAACTTtacaaagaataaaaatgcaGAAGCAAGGTCTAGGCCTATAAATGGTTCTCTCGTGAGGAATAAGCTTGATACGTTGCCAAAGGGTCGGCCAACTCCTGGAACCAGGACAGCTGCTTCGAGGAGCAAAGCTGAGAAG gaagaagaaagtaagaagagaaaggaggagtTGCTTGCTCAGCGTCAGAAGAGAATTGCTGAGAGAAGTGCCAACCGTGGATCTAAACCAATTGCTCCTAAGAAGAGTTCGACTGAGACTAAAGCAACCACCCCACCTACCCAGCCAAGTAAGATCCGAAGTCAATCTACTCGGTCCCAATCTCAGGAGACTCCAAAGTCGAATAAGCCAGTCCTCAGGAATTCCACCATCGAGCGTCTTGCAGCTGCTCGAGCAACTCAAGAGGTTCAAACTGTGAATTCAAAATCAAGTCAACCCATCAAAGCCTCCTCGAAGATCAATAAGTCAACTCCAGCTACCTTGCCAAAGAAGCCCCTTCCTCCTGAAACTAAGAAAGCAGGTCTGAAGAAACCTGAAcatttaaacaagaaaaatacttTGAACAGTTCAAACGGACAACTTCTGCCCAATTCCAACAcccaacaaaaaaaggaaactgCAGAAGCCAGAATGGGGTCATTGGAGTTAGCGGCAGCAGAAACGGCTCAACCTGCTCCAGCTGATGATGGTTTTAAGGACATTCAGGTCGAAAACAGCAGAGAAAAATCAGTTTCTCCTAAAGACAGATTGGATGATAGAAATGACAATGGGAATGTGGAGAGTAATAACCTGTCAGTGCCTACTGAGCCGGACTCTGCAAAACCAA GTCATTTCAAAAGTGATTATGAGAATGCGGAGAGCAATAACCTGTCAGTGCCTACTGTGGCGGACTCTGCAAAACCAAGTCATTTCAAAACTGATAATGGGAGTTCATATGTATCATCTCCAGTTCCTGGCGATGACATAACTGTACCTGAAGTGACTCTCCAACCGGTTCAGTCTCCGTCTATCGCGAGATCATTGGAAAACTTTACTATCTACACTGGCTCTGAAGCTGATAATTCCAGAGTGTCCGAAAAGACTCCAGTTTCTCACACCCCTCGGGTACATTTCGCAACCACTCCACGCATTAATGAGATCACCCCCGAGCCAGTACACTCGAGGAAGAAATGGGATAATGATGAGCACTCTCCTAAAGCTGCCAAAGGGTTCAGAAAGCTTCTATTCTTCGGAAGAAAAAAAGCTTGA
- the LOC104448416 gene encoding COP1-interacting protein 7 isoform X1 has translation MSMDSRTHLDYVLFQLTPTRTRCDLVIYAGKANEKLASGLLEPFLSHLKSAKDQISKGGYSITLRSDASWFTKATLERFVSFVRTPEVLERFVTLEREISQIQESILSNEAQNIDMAMEGNASVSEGNFTKSSVSYKSRAKYDGADDAVTASEENSKVHLQRVLETRKAVLRKEQAMAYARALVAGFELENIDNLIYFAEAFGALRLREACINFMNLCKEKNEDRLWMDEIAAMQALSRPDLPYIATSGIILANEENGSGSIQDGGPSSGKTNGYTDFNVTESSADTRLPTPAPMSFPDGKGQVPMPWHNHISQYMQNFQGPFFPQMHPFPSYLYPGMQVPPSYYQGNKSWPPNEDPSNFSVKDDDRAHKSSSRNKKKHSHENLSEGESSEASDTGSERELDGHHSGKRYPSTDQLPRKGHGKKSSKKVVIRNINYITSEREGRRSDISETSSSNEDDFVSEESLRQQVEKAIGSLHGRNSSASRRHKKRDTMHHLDMNELNDAADGKNKSEEANNSEGERRYEGWGAFQNILMESREPAVPGLETQAARIPEEDLASKKSLKGTSFAYELESGSTRRQPVAADSFVITEKDWVAEGTTRFEEFEAGDSVRPVMSTRDIPYEDLIYAEKTEESGASFNQSLPESSAVSSIKKIHEEGDWLIGNRQNEAINQQDRMDLKMVEVDSASSFGAELLHTEIKKRDVLIDDSFMIEGRPMVNDPSEHRLMMDINMVPDTINAKNSRPEISQETPCEPDDLFMVLNQDSVAEQAGALWTPELDYGNHSSLAKIIQKHTGNELNDSAENEPSSNFTKNKNAEARSRPINGSLVRNKLDTLPKGRPTPGTRTAASRSKAEKEEESKKRKEELLAQRQKRIAERSANRGSKPIAPKKSSTETKATTPPTQPSKIRSQSTRSQSQETPKSNKPVLRNSTIERLAAARATQEVQTVNSKSSQPIKASSKINKSTPATLPKKPLPPETKKAGLKKPEHLNKKNTLNSSNGQLLPNSNTQQKKETAEARMGSLELAAAETAQPAPADDGFKDIQVENSREKSVSPKDRLDDRNDNGNVESNNLSVPTEPDSAKPSHFKSDYENAESNNLSVPTEPDSAKPSHFKSDYENAESNNLSVPTVADSAKPSHFKTDNGSSYVSSPVPGDDITVPEVTLQPVQSPSIARSLENFTIYTGSEADNSRVSEKTPVSHTPRVHFATTPRINEITPEPVHSRKKWDNDEHSPKAAKGFRKLLFFGRKKA, from the exons ATGTCTATGGACTCCAGAACTCATCTTGACTATGTCTTGTTTCAGCTCACTCCTACGAGAACCAG GTGTGATCTGGTGATTTACGCTGGTAAGGCGAATGAGAAGTTGGCATCGGGATTACTTGAACCGTTCCTTTCGCATCTTAAATCCGCTAAAGATCAGATATCTAAAGGTGGCTACTCCATCACTCTGAGATCAGATGCTTCCTGGTTCACTAAAGCCACTTTGGAGAG ATTTGTAAGTTTTGTTAGGACGCCTGAAGTTCTAGAGAGATTTGTCACATTAGAGAGGGAGATTTCCCAGATACAAGAATCAATCCTATCCAATGAAGCTCAGAACATCGATATGGCAATGGAAG GAAATGCGTCAGTTTCTGAGGGAAACTTCACAAAGTCATCTGTGTCCTATAAG TCCAGAGCAAAATATGATGGAGCTGATGATGCCGTCACTGCCTCGGAAGAAAATTCCAA GGTCCATCTCCAGCGGGTTCTGGAGACTCGAAAGGCAGTGCTTCGGAAGGAGCAAGCAATGGCTTATGCTCGTGCTCTGGTTGCTGGGTTTGAATTGGAGAATATAGATAATCTCATATATTTTGCTGAGGCCTTTGGAGCTTTGCGTTTGAG GGAGGCATGcataaatttcatgaatttatgcaaggaaaagaatgaagataGGCTTTGGATGGATGAGATAGCAGCAATGCAGGCACTGTCCAGGCCAGATTTGCCTTACATAGCAACTTCTGGAATCATCCTTGCCAATGAGGAGAACGGCTCTGGTAGCATTCAGGATGGTGGTCCATCAAGTGGGAAAACCAACGGCTACACAGATTTCAATGTTACAGAGTCGAGTGCAG ATACTAGGTTGCCGACACCAGCACCAATGTCATTCCCGGATGGAAAGGGGCAAGTTCCGAtgccatggcacaatcacatttcACAGTATATGCAAAATTTTCAAGGTCCTTTCTTCCCACAGATGCACCCGTTTCCCAGTTACCTCTACCCTGGAATGCAGGTTCCCCCTTCATACTACCAGGGGAATAAAAGCTGGCCTCCGAATGAAGACCCCAGTAATTTTTCTGTTAAAGATGATGACCGGGCTCATAAGTCATcgtcaagaaataaaaagaaacattcACATGAAAATTTATCTGAAGGTGAATCCAGCGAAGCCAGTGACACTGGCAGTGAGAGGGAATTGGATGGACATCACAGTGGCAAAAGGTACCCTTCGACAGATCAGCTGCCAAGGAAAGGACATGGAAAGAAGTCTTCAAAGAAAGTCGTTATTCGCAACATTAACTACATTACTTCCGAGAGAGAAGGTAGAAGGAGTGACATTTCTGAAACAAGTTCATCTAACGAGGATGATTTTGTTAGCGAGGAGTCCCTCAGGCAGCAGGTGGAAAAGGCCATTGGATCATTGCATGGAAGAAACAGTTCAGCATCACGTCGTCACAAGAAACGAGATACAATGCACCACCTCGACATGAATGAACTAAATGATGCAGCTGATGGAAAGAATAAGAGCGAAGAGGCAAATAACtctgagggagagagaagatacGAGGGCTGGGGTGCTTTTCAGAACATCCTGATGGAGAGCAGGGAACCTGCCGTCCCAGGTTTGGAAACACAAGCTGCACGGATTCCTGAGGAAGACCTAGCAAGTAAGAAATCTTTGAAGGGGACATCATTTGCATATGAACTGGAATCAGGAAGCACAAGACGACAGCCTGTTGCTGCTGATTCCTTTGTGATTACTGAGAAGGATTGGGTAGCTGAGGGTACAACTCGCTTTGAGGAGTTTGAAGCTGGTGACAGTGTCCGGCCAGTTATGAGTACAAGGGACATCCCATATGAGGATTTAATATATGCGGAGAAGACTGAAGAGTCGGGGGCTTCTTTCAATCAATCACTACCAGAGTCATCTGCTGTATCCTCTATCAAGAAAATTCATGAGGAAGGAGATTGGTTAATTGGCAATCGACAAAATGAAGCGATAAATCAGCAAGATAGAATGGACCTCAAAATGGTTGAAGTTGATTCTGCTTCATCATTTGGTGCAGAGCTTTTGCACACTGAGATTAAGAAGAGGGATGTCCTAATTGATGACTCTTTCATGATTGAAGGTCGGCCAATGGTCAATGATCCATCTGAGCATAGGCTGATGATGGATATAAACATGGTTCCTGACACTATAAACGCCAAGAACAGCAGACCTGAAATTTCACAGGAGACTCCCTGTGAACCAGATGACCTTTTTATGGTTCTCAATCAGGATTCTGTTGCAGAGCAGGCTGGAGCATTGTGGACACCAGAACTGGATTATGGAAATCACAGCTCATTGGCAAAGATCATCCAAAAGCACACCGGGAATGAGTTGAATGATTCTGCTGAAAATGAACCGTCATCAAACTTtacaaagaataaaaatgcaGAAGCAAGGTCTAGGCCTATAAATGGTTCTCTCGTGAGGAATAAGCTTGATACGTTGCCAAAGGGTCGGCCAACTCCTGGAACCAGGACAGCTGCTTCGAGGAGCAAAGCTGAGAAG gaagaagaaagtaagaagagaaaggaggagtTGCTTGCTCAGCGTCAGAAGAGAATTGCTGAGAGAAGTGCCAACCGTGGATCTAAACCAATTGCTCCTAAGAAGAGTTCGACTGAGACTAAAGCAACCACCCCACCTACCCAGCCAAGTAAGATCCGAAGTCAATCTACTCGGTCCCAATCTCAGGAGACTCCAAAGTCGAATAAGCCAGTCCTCAGGAATTCCACCATCGAGCGTCTTGCAGCTGCTCGAGCAACTCAAGAGGTTCAAACTGTGAATTCAAAATCAAGTCAACCCATCAAAGCCTCCTCGAAGATCAATAAGTCAACTCCAGCTACCTTGCCAAAGAAGCCCCTTCCTCCTGAAACTAAGAAAGCAGGTCTGAAGAAACCTGAAcatttaaacaagaaaaatacttTGAACAGTTCAAACGGACAACTTCTGCCCAATTCCAACAcccaacaaaaaaaggaaactgCAGAAGCCAGAATGGGGTCATTGGAGTTAGCGGCAGCAGAAACGGCTCAACCTGCTCCAGCTGATGATGGTTTTAAGGACATTCAGGTCGAAAACAGCAGAGAAAAATCAGTTTCTCCTAAAGACAGATTGGATGATAGAAATGACAATGGGAATGTGGAGAGTAATAACCTGTCAGTGCCTACTGAGCCGGACTCTGCAAAACCAAGTCATTTCAAAAGTGATTATGAGAATGCGGAGAGCAATAACCTGTCAGTGCCTACTGAGCCGGACTCTGCAAAACCAAGTCATTTCAAAAGTGATTATGAGAATGCGGAGAGCAATAACCTGTCAGTGCCTACTGTGGCGGACTCTGCAAAACCAAGTCATTTCAAAACTGATAATGGGAGTTCATATGTATCATCTCCAGTTCCTGGCGATGACATAACTGTACCTGAAGTGACTCTCCAACCGGTTCAGTCTCCGTCTATCGCGAGATCATTGGAAAACTTTACTATCTACACTGGCTCTGAAGCTGATAATTCCAGAGTGTCCGAAAAGACTCCAGTTTCTCACACCCCTCGGGTACATTTCGCAACCACTCCACGCATTAATGAGATCACCCCCGAGCCAGTACACTCGAGGAAGAAATGGGATAATGATGAGCACTCTCCTAAAGCTGCCAAAGGGTTCAGAAAGCTTCTATTCTTCGGAAGAAAAAAAGCTTGA